Proteins encoded within one genomic window of Prosthecobacter fusiformis:
- a CDS encoding transposase gives MTWRIPSYIPLPEDFQGFDPCRRTPQVEFYTYERHLPHWRLPGACYLTTFRLNDSIPADILQAMRDQLKMWKHKLLEAAAKHEGQLPAEEHLAWVEFQRGHLLKLESLLDEGHGECLLRNERHRRLVDTTLHHFEGRRCEMMAFVIMPNHVHALCRPMAGQDLEKLTGSWKRHSSESLNRMTGRRGRVWQQETFDRIIRDADHFRQAVRYIAKNPFQAKLQPEEATVWFNNAIMKSNDWTSGP, from the coding sequence ATGACTTGGCGAATTCCCTCGTACATCCCCTTACCGGAGGACTTCCAGGGATTTGATCCGTGCCGCCGCACGCCTCAAGTTGAATTCTATACCTATGAGCGTCATTTGCCTCACTGGCGACTGCCGGGAGCTTGCTACCTCACCACCTTTCGTCTCAATGACTCCATCCCTGCGGACATCCTTCAGGCAATGCGCGACCAACTGAAGATGTGGAAACATAAGTTGCTGGAGGCGGCAGCGAAACATGAGGGCCAGTTACCCGCCGAGGAGCACTTGGCCTGGGTCGAGTTTCAACGAGGGCACCTGCTCAAGCTCGAATCGTTGCTTGATGAAGGCCATGGTGAATGCCTGCTTCGGAATGAACGCCATCGCCGTCTTGTGGATACCACCCTGCATCACTTCGAAGGTCGGCGTTGTGAGATGATGGCTTTCGTCATTATGCCCAATCATGTGCATGCCCTATGTCGGCCAATGGCGGGACAGGATTTGGAAAAACTCACGGGCTCCTGGAAACGTCATTCGAGTGAATCTCTCAATCGCATGACCGGCCGACGCGGTCGGGTCTGGCAGCAGGAAACCTTTGATCGGATCATCCGGGACGCTGATCATTTCCGTCAGGCGGTGCGTTACATCGCCAAGAACCCCTTCCAAGCCAAGCTCCAGCCTGAAGAAGCCACCGTGTGGTTCAACAATGCCATCATGAAATCCAATGATTGGACCTCCGGGCCGTAG